Proteins from one Alysiella filiformis genomic window:
- a CDS encoding SEL1-like repeat protein yields the protein MKLKTFFLAVLLASGMAQAQSFSEKQVYDYRVNMAQAGELLKQNQSQQAFAKILPFAQQGFAEAQYVLATMYHDGEGVAQDLAQAKHWYTLAAQQQDNQAVADLAREGLSDLP from the coding sequence ATGAAATTGAAAACATTTTTTTTGGCTGTGTTGTTGGCGAGTGGCATGGCACAAGCACAATCGTTCAGCGAAAAACAGGTTTACGATTACCGTGTGAATATGGCGCAGGCAGGCGAATTGTTGAAACAAAATCAATCGCAACAAGCCTTTGCCAAAATTTTGCCGTTTGCCCAACAAGGCTTTGCCGAAGCGCAATATGTGCTTGCCACGATGTATCACGATGGCGAGGGCGTGGCGCAAGATTTGGCGCAAGCCAAACATTGGTACACGTTGGCGGCACAGCAACAAGACAATCAAGCGGTGGCAGATTTGGCGCGTGAAGGTTTGTCGGATTTGCCATAA
- the mgtE gene encoding magnesium transporter produces the protein MANTNENLNVTEQLENDIADVQFLAEQLLPFRHDIQAEANHQFSLPEPRIHAQLQMLMGIIQELHPADMAAVLENLPPKERELVWLLATPEDDGDVLLEVSDTVRESLIEHMDTQELVAAVENLDVDELAELADTLPENVVAEVMKDLNEEERAQVQAAMSYQDEQVGAVMDFEIVSVRADVSCEVVLRYLRRFDSLPNHTDKIFVVDENDILQGVLPIRKLLVAAPEELVENVMAKEVVQFSPLDDVADAAAAFERYDLVTAPVVDENRKLIARLTVDEMVDVIREETEADMLNMAGLQEDEDLFAPVWDSVKNRWVWLAINLFTAFVASRVIGFFEDSISQIVALAALMPIVAGIGGNSGNQTITMIVRALANSQISKSQAIRLLKKELGVALVNGIIWGSAMGLVAWLLYGSLGIGLVMVAAMTLNLLLAAVLGVMIPVTMERFGKDPALGSSVMITAVTDSGGFLIFLGLATVFLL, from the coding sequence ATGGCAAACACAAACGAAAACCTCAATGTAACCGAACAGTTGGAAAACGACATCGCCGATGTGCAATTTTTGGCAGAACAATTACTGCCGTTTCGCCACGACATTCAAGCCGAAGCCAATCATCAATTTTCGCTGCCCGAACCGCGCATTCACGCCCAACTGCAAATGCTGATGGGCATCATTCAAGAATTGCACCCTGCCGACATGGCAGCCGTGCTGGAAAACTTGCCGCCCAAAGAACGTGAACTGGTGTGGCTGCTCGCCACCCCCGAAGACGATGGCGATGTGCTGCTGGAAGTTTCCGACACCGTGCGCGAAAGCCTGATTGAACACATGGATACCCAAGAGCTGGTCGCCGCCGTGGAAAATCTGGACGTGGACGAATTGGCTGAACTCGCCGACACGCTGCCTGAAAACGTGGTCGCCGAAGTGATGAAAGATTTGAATGAAGAAGAACGCGCCCAAGTTCAGGCAGCCATGTCTTACCAAGATGAGCAAGTGGGCGCGGTCATGGATTTTGAGATTGTCAGCGTGCGTGCCGATGTGTCGTGCGAAGTGGTGTTGCGCTATTTGCGCCGTTTTGATAGCCTGCCCAATCACACCGATAAAATTTTTGTGGTAGATGAAAACGACATTTTGCAAGGCGTGTTGCCCATACGCAAACTGCTCGTTGCCGCCCCCGAAGAGCTGGTTGAAAACGTGATGGCAAAAGAAGTGGTGCAATTTAGCCCTTTGGACGATGTTGCCGATGCCGCCGCCGCATTTGAACGCTACGACTTGGTAACCGCCCCTGTGGTGGACGAAAACCGCAAACTCATCGCCCGCCTTACCGTAGATGAAATGGTGGACGTGATTCGCGAAGAAACCGAAGCCGATATGCTGAACATGGCAGGTTTGCAAGAAGACGAAGACCTGTTTGCCCCCGTGTGGGATTCGGTGAAAAACCGTTGGGTTTGGTTGGCAATCAATTTGTTTACCGCGTTTGTGGCAAGCCGCGTGATTGGTTTTTTTGAAGATTCCATTTCACAAATTGTGGCGTTGGCAGCCTTAATGCCGATTGTGGCGGGCATAGGCGGCAATTCGGGCAACCAAACCATTACCATGATAGTACGCGCCTTGGCAAACAGCCAAATTTCCAAATCCCAAGCCATTCGTTTGCTGAAAAAAGAATTGGGCGTGGCTTTGGTCAATGGCATTATTTGGGGCAGCGCAATGGGTTTGGTGGCGTGGTTGCTCTATGGCAGCTTGGGCATAGGCTTGGTGATGGTGGCTGCCATGACTTTGAATTTGCTGTTGGCAGCCGTTTTGGGGGTCATGATTCCCGTAACCATGGAGCGTTTTGGCAAAGACCCCGCTTTGGGCAGCTCGGTGATGATTACTGCCGTTACCGATTCGGGTGGATTTTTAATCTTTTTGGGATTGGCGACCGTGTTTTTGCTGTAA
- the hpnE gene encoding hydroxysqualene dehydroxylase HpnE: protein MMARSGSLKRGKIAIIGAGWAGLAAAVELAGKADVTLFEASRVAGGRARGVADKGFSFLDNGQHLLIGAYRHVFELLDKIGVNHHEIFLRQPMQWHLHDGVQFRARRLLPAPFHLLTAILQAKGARLPEKLRLLHQITALTLWHKKQHLPDVSVAQWLEKQHVSQKWQAQFWQPLVWGALNTPMQSASLRVLANVLADGIWHSRENSNYCLPKVDLGAVLANPALSYVQARGVRYLPEHRVQKMVYQNQQLALFGETFDRAIVAVAPYHLLNVLPENWLTPSFQAAISQIKYHAITTVYLRYNRPVALPAAITGFADGTTQWLIDRSQINGANEIAAVISVSDQHGALSPEQWVQRVQADLQRILPDLPAPIAVQTITEKRATIAADVQRPIPNPREFAQYGVLLAGDYFSARYPATLETAVQSGMNAARQILKTLA from the coding sequence ATGATGGCGCGTTCAGGCAGCCTGAAACGCGGCAAAATTGCCATTATCGGTGCAGGCTGGGCGGGTTTGGCGGCGGCGGTGGAATTGGCTGGCAAAGCCGATGTTACCCTGTTTGAAGCCAGCCGCGTGGCAGGCGGCAGAGCGCGTGGCGTGGCAGACAAAGGTTTTTCATTTTTGGACAATGGGCAACATTTGTTGATTGGGGCATACCGCCATGTTTTTGAATTATTGGATAAAATTGGCGTAAACCACCATGAAATTTTTCTGCGCCAACCCATGCAATGGCATTTGCACGATGGCGTACAATTTCGGGCGCGGCGATTGTTGCCCGCACCGTTTCATTTATTGACCGCCATTTTGCAAGCCAAAGGCGCACGGCTGCCTGAAAAATTGCGGCTGTTGCACCAAATCACGGCTTTGACCTTGTGGCACAAAAAACAGCATTTGCCCGATGTATCGGTGGCACAATGGCTTGAAAAACAACACGTTTCCCAAAAATGGCAAGCCCAATTTTGGCAACCTTTGGTGTGGGGCGCATTGAACACGCCCATGCAATCGGCAAGTTTGCGCGTGCTGGCAAATGTGCTGGCAGACGGCATTTGGCACAGCCGAGAAAACAGCAACTATTGTTTGCCCAAAGTGGATTTGGGCGCGGTGTTGGCAAATCCTGCTTTGTCGTATGTTCAGGCGCGTGGCGTGCGTTATTTGCCTGAACATCGCGTTCAAAAAATGGTTTATCAAAATCAACAGTTGGCATTGTTTGGCGAAACTTTTGACCGTGCGATTGTGGCGGTTGCGCCTTATCATTTGTTGAATGTGCTGCCTGAAAATTGGCTTACCCCCAGCTTTCAGGCAGCCATTTCGCAGATTAAATACCACGCCATTACAACGGTTTATTTGCGCTACAACCGCCCCGTTGCCCTGCCAGCCGCCATCACAGGTTTTGCAGACGGCACCACACAATGGTTGATAGACCGCAGCCAAATCAACGGTGCAAATGAAATCGCTGCCGTGATTAGCGTGTCCGACCAGCACGGTGCCTTGTCGCCCGAACAATGGGTGCAGCGTGTACAAGCCGATTTGCAGCGCATATTGCCCGATTTGCCCGCGCCCATTGCCGTGCAAACGATTACCGAAAAACGCGCCACCATTGCCGCCGATGTGCAACGCCCCATTCCCAATCCGCGTGAATTTGCCCAATATGGCGTGCTGTTGGCGGGCGATTATTTCAGTGCGCGCTATCCTGCCACGCTGGAAACGGCGGTGCAAAGCGGCATGAACGCAGCACGGCAAATTTTAAAAACTTTGGCGTGA
- a CDS encoding 2-isopropylmalate synthase, with amino-acid sequence MQLDIDRLIAHFGGVNALAEALKQHDPNNAPSTAAIYKWRTRGSLPLAQLNKLTELAQNQGKTLDLNHFIQPQNESEHPIMNTNNRVIIFDTTLRDGEQSPGAAMSKEEKVRIARQLEKMGVDVIEAGFAAASEGDWAAVNEIAKTVKNSTICSLSRAVERDIRRAGEALAPAEKRRIHTFIATSPIHMEHKLKMLPEQVIQAAVKAVKIAKEYTDDVEFSCEDALRSEVGFLAQICGAVIEAGATTINLPDTVGYSVPHLTEKFFRDVIAQTPNSDKVIWSTHCHNDLGLAVANSLAALQGGARQIECTVNGLGERAGNAAIEEIVMALKVRHDVFGYETGIDATQIVTASKLVSTVTGYPVQPNKAVVGANAFSHESGIHQDGVLKHRETYEIMSAESVGWAANRLTLGKLSGRNAFKTKLAELGIELDSEEALNAAFARFKELADKKREIFDEDLHALVSDEMSNLSETYKFVSQHIVTETGESPRAEIVFSIDGVEHRAESTGSGPVDAIFKAIESVAQSGAILEIYSVNAVTKGTESQGETSVRLAKDGRVVNGQGADTDVLVATSKAYLSALSKLASGVDKIKAQGGI; translated from the coding sequence ATGCAACTGGACATTGACCGCTTAATCGCCCACTTTGGCGGCGTAAACGCCCTCGCCGAAGCCCTCAAACAACACGACCCCAACAACGCCCCCAGCACCGCCGCCATTTACAAATGGCGCACGCGCGGCTCTTTGCCCTTGGCGCAACTGAACAAATTGACCGAACTGGCACAAAATCAAGGCAAAACATTGGATTTAAACCATTTTATTCAACCCCAAAACGAATCGGAACACCCCATTATGAACACAAACAACCGCGTCATCATTTTTGACACCACCCTGCGCGATGGCGAGCAATCCCCTGGTGCCGCCATGAGCAAAGAAGAAAAAGTCCGCATTGCCCGCCAACTGGAAAAAATGGGCGTGGACGTGATTGAGGCAGGCTTTGCCGCCGCCAGCGAAGGCGATTGGGCTGCGGTAAACGAAATTGCCAAAACCGTTAAAAATTCAACCATTTGCTCTTTGAGCCGCGCGGTGGAACGCGACATTCGCCGCGCTGGGGAAGCCCTTGCCCCTGCCGAAAAACGCCGCATTCACACTTTCATCGCCACCAGCCCCATTCACATGGAACACAAACTCAAAATGCTGCCTGAACAAGTGATTCAGGCAGCCGTGAAAGCCGTGAAAATCGCCAAAGAATACACCGATGATGTGGAATTTTCTTGCGAAGACGCGCTGCGTTCAGAAGTCGGCTTTTTGGCACAAATTTGTGGCGCGGTCATTGAAGCAGGCGCAACCACCATCAACTTGCCCGACACGGTGGGCTATTCGGTGCCACATTTAACCGAAAAATTCTTCCGCGATGTGATTGCACAAACGCCAAACAGCGACAAAGTGATTTGGTCCACCCATTGCCACAACGATTTGGGCTTGGCGGTTGCCAATTCTTTGGCGGCATTGCAAGGCGGTGCGCGTCAAATTGAATGTACCGTCAATGGCTTGGGCGAACGCGCGGGCAATGCGGCGATTGAAGAAATCGTGATGGCTTTGAAAGTGCGCCACGATGTGTTTGGCTATGAAACAGGCATTGATGCCACACAAATCGTTACCGCGTCCAAACTGGTTTCCACCGTAACGGGCTACCCTGTTCAGCCCAACAAAGCGGTAGTGGGCGCAAACGCGTTCTCACACGAAAGCGGCATTCATCAAGATGGCGTGTTGAAACACCGTGAAACTTATGAGATTATGTCTGCTGAATCAGTGGGTTGGGCGGCAAACCGTTTGACTTTGGGCAAATTATCGGGTCGCAATGCCTTCAAAACCAAGCTGGCTGAACTGGGCATTGAATTGGACAGCGAAGAAGCCTTAAATGCCGCCTTTGCGCGTTTCAAAGAATTGGCAGACAAAAAACGCGAAATCTTTGATGAAGATTTGCACGCGCTGGTGTCGGACGAAATGTCCAATTTGTCGGAAACCTACAAATTTGTGTCGCAACACATTGTTACGGAAACGGGCGAATCGCCACGCGCGGAAATCGTGTTCAGCATAGATGGTGTGGAACACCGTGCCGAATCAACGGGTTCGGGCCCTGTGGACGCGATTTTCAAAGCGATTGAAAGCGTGGCGCAATCGGGCGCAATTTTGGAAATTTATTCGGTAAACGCCGTTACCAAAGGCACGGAAAGCCAAGGCGAAACCAGCGTGCGTTTGGCAAAAGACGGTCGCGTGGTAAACGGTCAGGGCGCGGATACTGATGTGTTGGTGGCAACCAGCAAGGCGTATTTGTCGGCATTGTCCAAGCTGGCAAGCGGTGTGGACAAAATTAAGGCACAAGGCGGCATTTGA
- a CDS encoding SDR family oxidoreductase: MNKPLENKYILITGASQGLGEQVAQAAATAGATVILLSRSQKKLEKVYDEIVASGAPEPYAICFDLMTAEEKEFAQLADTIALATQGKLDGIVHCASYFAALSPLDFQTVEDWVKQYRVNAVAPMALTRAVLPMLKESADASVILVGESHGAQPQAYWGGFGASKAGMNYLCQVIADEWSRFAHLRANVLIPGKINSPQRIKTHPGETATERRNMSDITPDFVWWLSAQSRGRTGEIVYL, from the coding sequence ATGAACAAACCTTTGGAAAACAAATACATTCTCATCACAGGCGCATCGCAAGGCTTGGGCGAACAAGTTGCCCAAGCCGCAGCAACAGCAGGCGCAACCGTCATTTTGCTGTCGCGCAGCCAAAAAAAATTGGAAAAGGTGTACGATGAAATCGTGGCAAGTGGCGCACCCGAACCCTACGCCATTTGCTTTGATTTGATGACTGCCGAAGAAAAAGAATTTGCCCAACTCGCCGACACCATTGCCTTGGCAACACAAGGCAAATTGGACGGCATCGTGCATTGCGCCAGTTATTTTGCCGCATTGTCGCCATTGGATTTTCAAACGGTGGAAGATTGGGTCAAACAATATCGCGTGAATGCGGTCGCGCCCATGGCTTTAACACGCGCCGTTTTGCCCATGCTCAAAGAATCGGCAGATGCTTCCGTGATTTTGGTGGGCGAAAGCCATGGCGCACAGCCGCAAGCCTATTGGGGCGGATTTGGCGCGTCCAAAGCGGGCATGAATTATTTGTGCCAAGTGATTGCCGATGAATGGTCGCGGTTTGCACATTTGCGCGCCAATGTGTTGATACCTGGTAAAATCAATTCGCCCCAACGCATCAAAACCCACCCTGGGGAAACCGCAACTGAACGCCGCAATATGAGCGACATCACACCCGATTTTGTGTGGTGGTTGAGCGCACAAAGTCGTGGCAGAACTGGGGAAATTGTGTATTTGTAA
- the hpnD gene encoding presqualene diphosphate synthase HpnD, with protein MTPFDYCEHKARESQSSFLAGFRFLPTEKRQAITVLYAFCRELDDVVDDCTDPQVAKTTLAWWRADLQKVFDANGLPEHPVQQALRQIVPKFSLPHNELEELINGMEMDLHHVRYNSFADLQYYCYRVAGVVGRLIARILGFQNAQTLEYAEKLGLALQLTNIIRDVGEDARMGRIYLPINELAQFNVPAQSILSYTLTPEFEKLMQFQVQRAQETYRQAIDLLPECDKKAQKVGLIMGGIYHALLHEIAADGVANVLRYKIKIPNPRKIRIALRVWLLGFQP; from the coding sequence ATGACCCCTTTTGATTATTGCGAACACAAAGCGCGTGAAAGCCAGTCCAGTTTTTTGGCTGGATTTCGTTTTTTGCCCACCGAAAAACGTCAAGCCATTACCGTTTTATACGCCTTTTGCCGCGAGCTGGACGATGTGGTGGACGATTGCACCGACCCACAAGTCGCCAAAACCACGCTGGCTTGGTGGCGAGCCGATTTGCAAAAAGTGTTTGACGCAAACGGGCTGCCTGAACACCCTGTTCAACAAGCCCTGCGCCAAATCGTGCCAAAATTTTCCTTACCCCACAATGAGTTGGAAGAGCTGATTAACGGCATGGAAATGGATTTGCACCATGTGCGCTACAACAGTTTTGCCGATTTGCAATATTATTGCTATCGCGTGGCGGGCGTGGTGGGGCGTTTGATTGCGCGGATTTTGGGATTTCAAAACGCGCAAACGCTTGAATATGCCGAAAAATTGGGCTTGGCTTTACAACTGACCAACATCATACGCGATGTGGGCGAAGATGCGCGTATGGGGCGAATTTATTTGCCCATCAATGAGTTGGCGCAATTTAATGTGCCAGCACAAAGCATTTTGTCGTACACGCTCACGCCCGAGTTTGAAAAATTGATGCAATTTCAAGTGCAACGCGCCCAAGAAACTTATCGCCAAGCCATTGATTTGCTGCCTGAATGCGATAAAAAAGCGCAAAAAGTCGGCTTGATTATGGGCGGCATTTACCACGCGCTGTTGCACGAAATTGCGGCAGACGGTGTGGCAAATGTGTTGCGCTACAAAATCAAAATCCCCAATCCGCGCAAAATCCGCATTGCGCTGCGTGTTTGGCTGCTGGGTTTTCAACCATGA
- a CDS encoding zinc-dependent alcohol dehydrogenase family protein, protein MKAMVYYGENDIRFEEHAKPTIIDPTDAIIRITKTTICGTDLGIWKGKNPEIAAGRILGHEGVGIVEEIGSGVKNIKVGDKVIISCVSKCCTCDNCKTQLYSHCSNGGGWILGYMIDGTQAEFVRTPFADNSLIKLPENVNEEVALLLSDALPTAHEIGVQYGDVQPGDTVFIAGAGPVGMAALLTAQLYSPSAIIVCDMDENRLKMAKELGATHTISPTTGDVATQVFEIVGKNGVDVAIEAVGIPATWDMCQDIVKAGGNIAVVGVHGKPVDFKLEKLWIKNLKITTGLVNANTTEMLMKAISTSSVDYTKMLTHHFKFSELEQAYDVFKHAAENNAMKVVLTAD, encoded by the coding sequence ATGAAAGCAATGGTTTACTACGGCGAAAACGACATTCGTTTTGAAGAACACGCCAAACCCACCATCATTGACCCCACCGATGCCATCATCCGCATTACCAAAACCACCATTTGTGGCACAGATTTGGGCATTTGGAAAGGCAAAAACCCCGAAATTGCCGCAGGTCGCATTTTGGGACACGAAGGCGTGGGCATTGTGGAAGAAATCGGCTCTGGCGTGAAAAACATCAAAGTGGGCGACAAAGTGATTATTTCTTGTGTATCAAAATGTTGCACTTGTGATAATTGCAAAACCCAGTTGTATTCACATTGCAGCAACGGCGGCGGCTGGATTTTGGGCTACATGATTGACGGCACACAAGCCGAATTTGTGCGTACCCCATTTGCCGACAACAGCTTAATCAAGCTGCCTGAAAATGTGAACGAAGAAGTGGCATTGTTGCTGTCGGACGCATTGCCCACCGCCCACGAAATTGGCGTGCAATACGGCGATGTGCAACCAGGCGACACCGTGTTTATTGCAGGTGCAGGCCCAGTGGGCATGGCGGCTTTGCTGACCGCGCAGTTGTACAGCCCATCAGCCATCATCGTGTGCGATATGGACGAAAATCGCCTGAAAATGGCAAAAGAATTGGGCGCAACCCACACCATCAGCCCCACAACAGGCGATGTGGCAACACAAGTTTTTGAGATTGTGGGTAAAAATGGCGTTGATGTGGCGATTGAAGCGGTAGGCATTCCTGCCACTTGGGATATGTGCCAAGACATCGTAAAAGCAGGCGGCAACATTGCTGTGGTAGGCGTTCACGGTAAACCTGTTGATTTTAAATTGGAAAAATTGTGGATTAAAAACCTGAAAATCACCACAGGTTTGGTTAATGCCAACACCACCGAAATGTTGATGAAAGCCATTTCCACCAGCAGCGTGGACTACACCAAAATGCTGACCCACCATTTCAAATTCAGCGAGTTGGAACAAGCCTATGATGTGTTCAAACACGCGGCTGAAAACAATGCGATGAAAGTGGTTTTGACTGCGGACTAA
- a CDS encoding outer membrane protein assembly factor BamD gives MKNFLLVISVAAALSACAAKGTVDKEAQKTQNWTIDQLYNEARNELNGNNYTRAVTLYELLRSREPDGRYAEQAGIETAYAHYKNEEKEKALAAIARFQQHFPASVDMDYALYLKGLVLFDEDQSFLNRLASQDWSDRDPAANRQAFYAFEELVKKYPQSKYADDSRKRMSQLVDALGGHEIAIARYYAKRGAWVAANNRAQRVIEQFQNTRYVEEALAIMVFSYKKMDKPQLAEDAERVLQKNFPQSPYLQKDWVPDDMPWWRYWK, from the coding sequence ATGAAAAATTTTCTGTTGGTGATTTCGGTTGCGGCAGCTTTATCGGCGTGCGCAGCCAAAGGTACGGTTGATAAAGAAGCGCAAAAAACGCAAAACTGGACAATAGACCAGCTTTACAATGAAGCGCGTAACGAACTCAATGGCAACAATTATACGCGAGCCGTTACATTATATGAACTGTTGCGTTCACGCGAACCCGATGGGCGTTACGCCGAACAAGCAGGCATTGAAACCGCCTATGCCCATTACAAAAATGAAGAAAAAGAAAAAGCCTTGGCAGCCATTGCCCGATTCCAACAGCATTTTCCAGCCAGCGTGGACATGGATTATGCTTTATATTTGAAAGGCTTGGTGCTGTTTGATGAAGACCAATCATTTTTAAACCGTTTGGCATCGCAAGACTGGTCAGACCGCGACCCAGCAGCCAATCGCCAAGCGTTTTACGCCTTTGAAGAATTGGTCAAAAAATACCCACAAAGCAAATATGCCGATGACAGCCGCAAACGCATGTCGCAGTTGGTGGACGCGCTGGGCGGACACGAAATTGCCATTGCCCGATATTATGCCAAACGCGGCGCATGGGTTGCCGCCAACAATCGCGCCCAACGTGTGATTGAACAATTCCAAAACACCCGCTATGTGGAAGAAGCCTTGGCAATCATGGTGTTCAGCTACAAAAAAATGGACAAACCCCAGTTGGCAGAAGATGCCGAGCGTGTGTTGCAGAAAAATTTCCCACAAAGCCCCTATTTGCAAAAAGATTGGGTGCCTGATGATATGCCTTGGTGGCGTTATTGGAAATAA
- the rluD gene encoding 23S rRNA pseudouridine(1911/1915/1917) synthase RluD, translated as MENPTQIFENDDYSEDLSFQAALTSENIQLTIPNDLAGSRLDAALAKLLPDYSRSRISSWIKDGGVLCNGKITTPKDKLIGGETVQVQIQESQENLAFEPETMDLDIVFEDDTVLVLNKPAGLVVHPAAGNWTGTLLNGLLAHCPELAQVPRAGIVHRLDKDTSGLMVVAKTLPAQLHLVNQLQNRTVKRIYRAVADGVVPFDGKIETLIGRDPHNRLKMAVVKFGGKEAITHVKVLERYHAHSYIECELETGRTHQIRVHMKEARHPLAGDPVYGNPRHVCSQPVKDAVKGLARQALHAYRLRFIHPKSGEEVAFETPIPADMYHLLSVLRLESGLHSSLSHEVEWQNQFEDDEDDWNEDDYDVQVVYVKD; from the coding sequence ATGGAAAACCCAACTCAAATTTTTGAAAACGATGATTATAGCGAAGATTTGTCTTTTCAGGCAGCCTTAACATCTGAAAATATCCAACTGACCATTCCCAACGATTTGGCAGGTTCGCGCTTGGACGCGGCATTGGCAAAATTGTTGCCCGATTATTCACGCAGCCGCATCAGCAGTTGGATTAAAGACGGCGGCGTGTTGTGCAACGGCAAAATCACCACCCCAAAAGACAAACTGATTGGCGGCGAAACGGTGCAAGTGCAAATTCAAGAAAGCCAAGAAAATCTGGCATTTGAACCCGAAACCATGGATTTGGACATCGTGTTTGAAGACGACACCGTGCTGGTGTTGAACAAACCTGCTGGCTTGGTGGTACACCCTGCTGCGGGTAATTGGACGGGCACGCTGCTCAATGGCTTGCTCGCGCATTGCCCCGAATTGGCGCAAGTGCCACGCGCGGGCATTGTGCATCGTTTGGACAAAGACACCAGTGGCTTGATGGTGGTGGCAAAAACGCTGCCTGCACAACTGCATTTGGTCAATCAACTGCAAAATCGCACGGTCAAGCGGATTTATCGTGCGGTGGCAGATGGCGTGGTGCCATTTGATGGCAAAATTGAAACGCTGATTGGGCGCGACCCACACAATCGCCTGAAAATGGCTGTCGTGAAATTTGGCGGCAAAGAGGCAATTACCCACGTTAAAGTGCTGGAACGCTACCACGCCCACAGCTACATTGAATGCGAACTGGAAACGGGGCGCACCCACCAAATTCGCGTTCACATGAAAGAGGCGCGACACCCTTTGGCTGGCGACCCTGTTTATGGCAATCCGCGTCATGTTTGTTCGCAGCCTGTGAAAGATGCGGTAAAAGGCTTGGCACGTCAGGCTTTGCATGCCTATCGTTTGCGCTTTATCCACCCCAAATCGGGCGAAGAAGTGGCATTTGAAACGCCCATTCCTGCCGATATGTACCATTTGTTGTCGGTGTTGCGCTTGGAAAGCGGCTTGCATTCATCGTTGAGCCACGAAGTAGAATGGCAAAACCAATTTGAAGACGATGAAGACGATTGGAACGAAGACGATTACGATGTACAAGTGGTTTATGTGAAAGATTGA